One window of the Benincasa hispida cultivar B227 chromosome 3, ASM972705v1, whole genome shotgun sequence genome contains the following:
- the LOC120074399 gene encoding protein DETOXIFICATION 44, chloroplastic, translated as MATGLSIYVPCFNTDTNLSSKCQMLRRIANCEVRFRDFPKASFQKNLTTSSLKSPPEEPKSTASSNQVRRNRLDKKSSNSFLSKSVSVPLLNRFRDAGFKFDKLALDILAIALPAALALAADPIASLIDTAFVGHIGSTELAAVGVSASVFNLVSKLFNVPLLNITTSFVAEEQALINTNEKNVVQLNIDGIEEENQEKKLLSSVSTSLALATGLGIAEAVMLSLGSGTLMDIMGIPVDSSMRAPAEQFLSLRAFGAPPIVLALAAQGTFRGFKDTKTPLYATAAGNLLNAVLDPLLIFFCGFGIGGAAIATVITEYLVASVLVWRLSGEISFTLSSIDGSRIARYLQSGGLLMGRTLAVLVTLTLATSMAAREGPVPMAGYQICVQIWMAISLLTDALALAGQALLASSYTLQDYEHSRQVIYRTLQIGLVSGISLAIILFLGFGAFSGLFSSDAEVLEIARSGLLFVAGSQPVNALAFVVDGLYYGVSDFGYAAYSMVLVGLVSSIYLLVVTPALGLPGVWSGLFLFMMLRLVAGIWRLGTKSGPWEIVFNEVDGKSD; from the exons ATGGCGACCGGTCTTTCTATCTATGTTCCATGCTTCAATACCGACACTAATTTATCTTCCAAGTGTCAAATGCTGCGCAGAATCGCCAATTGTGAAGTTCGGTTTCGTGATTTTCCGAAAGCGTCGTTCCAGAAGAATCTTACTACTTCTTCCCTGAAGAGTCCGCCGGAAGAACCGAAGTCTACAGCCTCGTCAAACCAGGTCCGTCGAAACAGACTGGACAAAAAGTCGTCCAACTCCTTCTTGTCTAAATCTGTCTCAGTTCCACTTCTAAATCGTTTTAG AGATGCGggttttaaatttgataaaCTTGCCCTGGACATATTGGCGATTGCATTGCCTGCTGCACTGGCTTTGGCTGCTGATCCAATTGCATCGTTGATTGACACAGCTTTTGTTGGTCATATAG GATCTACTGAATTGGCGGCAGTTGGGGTATCAGCTTCAGTATTCAATTTGGTCTCGAAGTTATTCAATGTTCCTTTGCTCAATATCACTACTTCATTTGTTGCTGAAGAGCAGGCATTGATTAATACCAATGAGAAAAACGTTGTTCAATTAAATATTG ATGGCATAGAAGAAGAGAATCAAGAAAAGAAGCTCCTTTCCTCTGTATCTACTTCTTTAGCACTTGCTACTGGTCTTGGAATTGCTGAAGCTGTTATGCTGTCTCTTGGTTCAGGGACTCTAATGGATATCATGGGTATACCTGTT GATTCATCAATGCGTGCACCTGCAGAGCAATTTTTGTCTCTGAGGGCATTTGGTGCTCCACCTATTGTACTTGCACTTGCTGCACAAGGCACTTTTCGTGGATTTAAGGATACAAAAACACCATTGTATGCTACTG CTGCTGGTAATCTACTCAATGCAGTACTGGATCCATTATTGATATTCTTTTGTGGTTTTGGCATTGGAGGTGCTGCAATTGCGACAGTGATAACTGA GTATCTGGTTGCTTCCGTTCTTGTGTGGAGATTAAGCGGAGAAATATCTTTTACTCTTTCAAGCATTGATGGAAGTAGAATTGCGCGCTATCTCCAATCTG GTGGTCTCTTAATGGGCCGGACATTGGCTGTCCTTGTAACCCTGACTCTAGCCACATCCATGGCGGCTAGAGAAGGTCCTGTACCCATGGCTGGTTACCAAATTTGTGTACAAATATGGATGGCCATATCTTTGCTTACCGATGCTTTAGCACTTGCTGGTCAG GCATTACTAGCAAGTAGCTACACCCTACAAGACTATGAACATTCGCGTCAAGTGATTTATAGAACTTTACAG ATTGGTTTGGTCTCAGGAATTTCTTTGGCGATTATCTTATTCCTGGGATTTGGCGCATTTTCTGGTTTATTCAGTAGTGATGCAGAAGTCCTGGAAATTGCACGATCTGGGTTGTTG TTTGTTGCTGGATCGCAACCAGTGAATGCACTGGCTTTTGTTGTAGATGGGCTCTACTATGGAGTTTCAGACTTCGGATATGCAGCTTACTCCATG GTGCTTGTTGGACTGGTTTCTTCTATCTACTTGCTTGTGGTCACTCCCGCATTAGGTCTCCCTGGTGTTTGGAGTGGATTGTTTCTGTTCATGATGTTGCGTTTAGTAGCTGGAATCTGGAG ATTGGGCACGAAGAGTGGGCCATGGGAGATAGTTTTCAATGAGGTCGACGGAAAAAGTGACTGA
- the LOC120074400 gene encoding uncharacterized protein LOC120074400, which yields MTSENSSGEKTSRKRRNGYVSVVDTLNKWKKLNNQLEDLAKDGVEEIRRVPAKGSKKGCMRGKGGPQNSDCNFRGVRQRTWGKWVAEIREPIASNNTRMKKKGSRLWLGTFATAYQAALAYDEAAKAMYGPFARLNFPDSSPLLLKPLTAEHSDTISPVASSSSSSSFFNELSAEKMNCCYSMDKQENCGYESMEELKVKVEETARSRVNYTDAKPNSFYDSNIENKLTEGNIKEGLADVVRSHNINTDSHDQNDPSEFCFKFEAMDTNGCNDFNECNQYVLQKLQSDPYARTYWIPAKWEIGDLGSATVMEGKPMEIESYGDCMAFNRDLSLLLDRQKYMGVGDQRIDDCNNFEFLRPDYDFGLEEERKWLDLCFHG from the exons ATGACGTCTGAGAATTCTAGTGG GGAAAAGACATCAAGAAAGAGGCGAAATGGGTATGTTTCGGTAGTGGACACTTTGAACAAGTGGAAGAAGTTGAACAACCAATTGGAGGATTTGGCAAAAGATGGAGTAGAGGAAATTCGTAGAGTTCCAGCCAAGGGCTCAAAGAAGGGTTGCATGCGAGGGAAAGGAGGTCCTCAGAATTCAGATTGTAATTTTAGAGGCGTTAGACAGAGGACTTGGGGAAAATGGGTAGCTGAAATTAGAGAGCCAATTGCTAGTAATAATACCCGTATGAAGAAGAAAGGCAGTCGTTTATGGCTTGGCACTTTTGCCACTGCTTACCAGGCTGCTCTTGCTTATGATGAAGCTGCTAAAGCCATGTATGGCCCTTTTGCCCGTCTCAATTTTCCTGattcttctcctcttcttctgAAACCATTAACAGCAGAGCATTCTGATACCATATCCCCAGTTGCTTCTTCCTCCtcgtcttcttccttcttcaatGAACTATCTGCGGAGAAAATGAATTGCTGTTATTCAATGGATAAGCAAGAGAATTGTGGCTATGAATCAATGGAGGAACTGAAGGTGAAAGTGGAAGAAACAGCAAGAAGTAGAGTCAATTATACAGATGCTAAACCCAATTCATTTTATGATTCTAACATTGAGAACAAATTAACAGAAGGAAATATCAAGGAAGGATTAGCTGATGTTGTAAGAAGCCATAATATTAATACAGACAGCCATGATCAGAATGACCCTtctgagttttgtttcaaatttgaaGCTATGGACACAAATGGATGCAATGACTTCAACGAATGCAATCAATATGTGCTACAAAAGCTTCAGAGTGATCCATATGCAAGAACTTACTGGATTCCGGCCAAGTGGGAGATTGGCGATCTTGGGTCCGCGACTGTGATGGAAGGAAAGCCAATGGAGATCGAGAGCTATGGAGATTGTATGGCCTTCAACCGTGATCTGAGTTTGTTGCTGGATAGGCAAAAATACATGGGAGTTGGAGACCAGAGAATTGATGATTGTAATAACTTTGAGTTTTTGAGACCTGATTATGATTTTGGATTGGAGGAGGAACGCAAGTGGCTTGATTTATGCTTCCATGGATGA